The Elaeis guineensis isolate ETL-2024a chromosome 3, EG11, whole genome shotgun sequence region ACTGCGAGCCGAACTCAGCTATCCCCACCTATTTTTGTAGTGATATGGTATATTTATCCGAAATCTGAAACTTATGAGAAAGTATACATCcactagggatggcaaaattaatccgacccgatgggtatacatcCTACCCGAACCCgatcaaacccgaaaaatagggtttgactgggtttgggttcgggtttgggtaaaatccgaaaactatagtacggatatgggtagtgctattttctacccgaactcgacccgaacctatggatatggataatacccgaacccatatccatatatatatatatatatatatatatatatatatatatatatatatatatatatatacatatacatatatatatatacatatacatatacatataaatatacatatacatatacatatacatatatagatatatatatatacatacacacacacacacacacacacacacacacacacacacacacacacacatatatatatatatatatatatatatatatagacacacacacatatacacacacatatatatgatctctctctctctttctctctctctctatatatatataattatatatatgtatgtatgtatatgtatgcatgcatatatgtatgcatgtatgtatgtgtgtgtgttagaagtgtgtatgtgcgtatgtatgtatgtatatatatataattggtaattctatttttgattgataatatgtataaaattattttatttttttttttggtatagaatggacgggtatgGGTTTGGTATGGGgtgggtatggattgggtatgggaaaatgggttacccacgggtatttccgaacccgttgggtatgggaatgggtatctcttttcttatccgattgggtatcgggtaggatttgggtataggatattaagttcggatttggggatgggtagtatactatccggttcaaaccctacccattgctaTCCCTAACATCCACTTAGATCCATGACAACCAATGGTGGTATGTGCTCTATCTGGCAGTATTGAACCTCCTCCTGGTGCATGTGGTAGTGAACAATCCAGCTGGCCGGCTAAAGGTTGACACTTTGTCAAAGTTTTTTGTGATAGCTATGTTTGATGAACGAAAGTGTAGCAACATATGCTCCACATTTTGAAGACTCCAATTATAATGAAGCACCAAAATGAGCCGACACGATGATATGAGACAAATATTCTCTTATCCCCGTCTGTTCATAGCTCATGTTTGGCGCCTACGCTCATCTTGGTGCCGACATGGCTGCCGCATGCAAGCTATTCAACAAAATACACGAGGGGAACGTGATCATGCATGGAACACCGTGGTCGTTGGCTACGCCCGTGCTGAAAGATCTTGACTCGCTGAGAGATGTGTTTGATGAAATGTCCATCTAGATcatcatcctttttttttctcctcctttttggatAAGATGGAACCAATCATACAATCCTAATATAAATACAACCAAAAAAATCTTGGATCCTCACCTTTTAGATGTAAAATGGCCTTGGATTACTGCAAGGTCGTTTTCCTAAGGGCGTAGATGCCACTCGAGTCCTGTTTCGTAATGGAACTTTTCTCGTGAACGGTGATGATTGGTGGGTGCTCATGGTGTGGCCGCCGCAAGAAATCCCAGTGTTGTTCCGCAGGATGGCAAGGGAGGAGCTTGAGTTGATGCTCGGTGTCATCTACGCCAGGGCCCAACTGAAAAGTGATCTCGAGTtacataaattattattaatattttttattttgtctcttcaaaaaaaaaatgatatgcatttattttttataataatatatttagatTGGAAATAGACATGACTGCATAAGTTGTGCAAGCTTCCCGTCAAATTAAAAGAATATCCACTCTTCTTTTAAAGATGCAACCAAATAGGTCCGGTAATTGTAATTCTTATTTATAATTAtccaaactaaaaaaaaaaaatgagatacaATAACtgaaattatattaatcaaattttagcTATACGCAGCTAAAATTGCTACTCGCATGCAACTTTTATTGCGATGCATTTCTATCTGGCTTGTTGGAATGGACCAAGCGGCCCTTAATTTTCATCGGAGAGGAGAAACTGGGACTAACAACATGtaaatagtaaataaaaaatcagatttaatttatacGTCTTCAATGTAAGGAAACTCCTCGTCCATTTCAATGatgcattagaaaaaaaaaaaaaaacggataTTACTAATCACAATAAAACTATTTCTGATGGATAATTTTGATTGATTAACACTCGTGTATCATGCAGTAGACTGAACATCAGAGCAAGTTGCACTGTATACGGAGTACCAAGCTTTGATAGCGTTTGGATTAGCAGTCGTTGGAACCTAAAATTCAAACCGGACAGCATATAGATAAGGATATCGGTGGAGTAACAACGGCGACCGGAAGGACGGCTTTTGTCATATCACCGTCACATCTCCGCCGGACCCCACCCGGCTGAAGGTGAGCTGCAGCGTCGGCGTGCCTATCCAAATTCTGCAACCCACGATCAGACCTGGAATCCGATAACTACACCCCACTTCCTGCCGTAAGTGCACTCCCTTATCCTCGGCCGCCCCTTCTCTGTCCTGGACTTTTCTAGAgagatatatattattattataagcaTAGAAGGGGAGATGATTTCTCCGCCGCTGGAGATCCGACGGTTATTCTCACAAACCATTAGTGAATTCCGTGCCTGAATCGGCGGTACCTTCCGGCCCATGTGCCCCACCGATGTAACGTCGCACGTCTTCTCTCTCACGCCCTTTGCGTACGTTGTCCTCCCTCCTTTTATTTCCTTTAAAAAAATACAGACAAGATCCACCGTGCAGGAACTCGCACATATTTCTCCCTCCCAAAAAACTAACCAGTCTTCTTATCTGTGGACTCCCGCGGTCTTCCTTCgttggctctctctctctctctctctcctggtGGTCCTCCTCTAATAATTGACATAAAATTCTATTCCGAAAATTTTAATAATCGTTTTACTTCCAAAAAAAAGTCATTTATGGTTCTATATAAATCCCTCTGTTTCCCCTGCTTTCTCTACTCGTCATCAAATCAAGTGAGTGCCTTTCCGATATCTTTAATTTGCTCGTTCGCCTTTTTCCCTGGTTTCATTCTGTTTCGAAGTTATAAAGGAAGGAGATGCAAGATCTGATACCAGGCCTTCCGGACGAGATAGCGCGCGATTGCCTCCTCCGAGTCCCCTACGAGGCCTTCCGCACCGTCTGGTCCGTCTGCCGGCTCTGGAAGCAGGAGCTCGAATCGCCGTCCTTCCACCGCCTCAGGAAATCCAGCGGCCTTTCTCGCCCACTCGTAGGCTTGGCCCAGGCCGACCCCGCCTTCTCCTCTGGCGGCCCGGCCCAGAAGTACGCCGCCTCCGCGACTCCATCCTACCGCCTCGTCCTCTTCTCCCCGACAACCGGCACGTGGGTTTCGCTGCCGTCCATCCCCCTTCTCCCCCACGGCCTCCCGCTATTCTGCCAGATAGCGGCGGTCGGCCGGGAACTGGTGGTCGTCGGCGGGTGGGACCCGGACACTTGGGCCGCCTCCGATACGGTCTACGTCTACAACTTGGAGTCCGCCTCGTGGCGCCGCGGGGCCTGCATGCCGGCCCCGCGTCGGTCCTTCTTCGCCTGCGCTGCGTCGCCGGACGGGGACCGGAGGGTGTTCGTGGCGGGCGGGCACGACGAGGAGAAGAACGCGCTGAAATCGGCGATGGCGTACGACGTGGCGAGGGACGCGTGGGTCCACCTCCCCGACATGGCGAGGGAGCGAGATGAGTGCAAGGGGGTCTTCCTGCGTGGCACCTTCCACGTCATCGGCGGGTACGCCACGGAGGCCCAGGGGCAGTTCGGGAGGAGCACGGAGGCCTTCGACGTCGCCGCGTGGAAGTGGGGCCCCGTGGAGGAGAACGTGCTCGAGGGCTCCACGTGCCCGAGGATGTGCGTGGCGGGTGGGGACGGGCGACTCTACGCGTGCAGCGCGGCGGGGCAGCTGGCGGTTCGGGAGGACGCGGGGGACTGGCGAGCGGTGGCGGAGGTGCCGGAGGACGCGCGGGTGGCGCCGCAGCTGCTCGCGTGGGACGGGGAGCTGATGGTGATGGGTTCCGGCTGCCACGGTGGGGCCCAGGCGTGTTATATGTTGAATCTGAAGGGGATGACAACGTGGCGCAAGATGGAGGTGCCGCCGGAATATTCGGGCCACGTTCCGGCTGGCTGTTGTCTCGAGATCTAATGGgagaaagcccaaaaaaaaaaaaaaaagaaaagaaaaggtaaAGACTAGAAGGGTCGGTTTGTCAAGTAAGGTGCTTTCAAATTTGGAtgtgtctttttctttttgtgctTGTACATGGTAATCACTGAGGATACGGCTTTCAGGTTATGGATGGGTCCATCGTCATGGTGTTTGGACTTCTGTacacagagtttgtatttataAGGGAAAGTTTCCACGTATTTCTAGGTAAAATAGGTGATCCATCATCCATGTAAATACTCGATTTCTAGGACgatggttttctttttctttttcccgagATTCGATGATTTTTGTTTTCCTGATGCTACTAGTGTGAAATGTGAACTTGAACTCGACAGAATTGATGCGTTCTTTGAGCTTGTGATAATGAATTCGGAGTCATGCGTGTTTTGAGAAGGACGCggctgataaatttttttttttttaataattgcaCCATGTGATTTAAGATCAAATCATATCTTAAAAGAGAatttgaagagagaaaagaatAGCTCACTATCTATACACATTCTTgtcaaaagtaaaaaaaaaaaaaagttgttaaTTAGtctaaaactctctctctctctctctctttttggtaTAAAAAACTGTCTCTTTCAAACAAGTATatgttttttttggtaaactcAAACAAATATATGTTGACAAAGTTGGAATATGCAGTGCCCAAACATAATATAGATGATGGGAAAACTCTGCACTCACATAAAATCAGTTATATACATTAAAAATCGTATTTATCAAGTGTCCCAACTCAGACATGGCTGATGGTGGGAAAACTCTGCACTCACATAAAATCAGTTACATACATTAAAAATCGTATTTATCAAGAGTCCCAATGACCTATAACCATTTAGTTCATTAAAAAGTTATGGCGTGCCCCTGGCATACGCATGAGTTGCAAAAGCTCCACATTGACCTAAAGTAAACTATTTAACTAATTGCCTTGCCCAAAGGTGCACATAATAAATTACTTACCATACAAGACGATTTTACTCTCCAATATGCCACTCCATGGGCAATCACTATCACTTACCCTTTAATCAAGTATTAAGTTCTCAGCAAACGTGTAATGCGTATATCAGACTAGTCTATCCAATTGAAATAAGTggttaattttgaatttgagcATGAGCCCCTGGAAAGTGACATGTAAAAAGTCAACTATGTGTTCTATTTTTTGGTAGCAAACTGTGTATTCTATTGGTAAACTCTCACGCTACGATTGGCGAGCATGGCACGCTGTTATAGCATACAGGTGTTGTGCTATTAAACTTGCTGACACTTGATGCTGCTATTAATGCACTCTACGGTAACCCTTTTCATAGTGCTATAGTTACCCGccaccacctttttttttttcccctggaTAGAACAATGTTTGCAGCATCGTAATGTTGAAGCCCCGTGTCTTACCTTGGGGTGGCAATTTATAAATAGATTTGTCAAACCGACCAGCAAACAACCTAATTTAAGTAagtttatatttaatataaataaatttggatcacaaATATATTAAATTGTCTagatttatttatgaaatgaataatttttttttatccatttaattaattttgacttatttaataattagatttaattatgatccaatcaattattatttttaaaatatatttaactcATTTAAAATATACTTAacctatttttattctatttaattcaACTTAGCTAACCCatttaactatttaaatttatttaatttgttAAGAATCAacttaatctatttaatccatgtaatctaatttgatttatttaataaataaattaggtAGGTCGaatcaaattatttatttatttatttattttttggtatAAATGGACGGTCACATTAGTCTGATACGAGAGCAATTCAAGAGATCAAGATATACAAAATTTTACGAGGCCAGCGGGCAAGCCTCACCCTATCTCCAGACTCAGTTACCGGAGTACTCCACAACATATGCCGCCACCAAATCTGCAGCAATATTTGTCTCCTGATAAACATGCCGAACTCTAACCGCATCAGCTTGGCGAAGGGAAGTCCAGACATCCCGTATCGGTGGATGAACCTCGAGCTACCTTTCACCTCCCTGGATCTAAGCAGTGACACTAGCAGAGTCACCCTCACGATAGATTCTCTCTGCATGAAGTTGCTGCCTAGCAAAAATGATACCTGTCCAAACGACATGAAACTCTGTACTCGAAACAGAAGGCTCAAAGAGGTGGCCGCCACCAACTGTCAGAAGTCTAGCATCAGAACTATGGATGACAAAGCTCGCACCGCCTCTCCCATCCCTGACACTGCCATCAAAGTTCATCTTGAGAAACTCTGAGGGTAAGGGCTCTCAAGAGTTGGATAATACCCTGAGGGTCGCTGCCGAATAGCCAGGGAGCTCCAAGGATTGGCGTTGTCCAGAGATGAAGTGGCAGTATCAAACTGGTAATACTCCTAAACAAGATAGATAGCTCTTTCTAACATCCATCGAGTAGGAATCACATCACTGTCAAAAATAAGACTGTTCCTGGACAGCCAAATGTGGTAAGCTATATAAGCCATCCGTCCACCAACAGCGGTCGTCCCGTCGGTCATGCTCTAACAGATCGAGTCAAGGAAAGACACCAGTCATGGGTCAGTGCTCGTCTCCCATGGATAGCTATCTGCATGCCTCCAGATGATCCTCGTCCTAGGACAGCGTAGAATGACATACTCCACAGTCTCCTCTTCTATCCCACAGACTGGACGAAAGGTCAGAATCTCCATAGCCCTATCCCTAAGGAGTGCCCTAGTGGGAAGCCAGTTCTAGCCAAGCTTCCAAAGAAAAATCTTCACCTTGAAATGAGCGGTCACTCTTCAAATCCAAGCAGTCTCGATCCTCCGGATCGACATCGGACCACACAACTGAGAGAGGTTCCTCAAGGAAACCTTCAAGTAGCATGAACGACCCCAGAGTATGTGAACTAAAAAGAACCCAAATAGGTCGAGGAACAACAAAAGTGCACAGCATGCTTTAGGAAT contains the following coding sequences:
- the LOC105040269 gene encoding F-box/kelch-repeat protein At1g80440 encodes the protein MQDLIPGLPDEIARDCLLRVPYEAFRTVWSVCRLWKQELESPSFHRLRKSSGLSRPLVGLAQADPAFSSGGPAQKYAASATPSYRLVLFSPTTGTWVSLPSIPLLPHGLPLFCQIAAVGRELVVVGGWDPDTWAASDTVYVYNLESASWRRGACMPAPRRSFFACAASPDGDRRVFVAGGHDEEKNALKSAMAYDVARDAWVHLPDMARERDECKGVFLRGTFHVIGGYATEAQGQFGRSTEAFDVAAWKWGPVEENVLEGSTCPRMCVAGGDGRLYACSAAGQLAVREDAGDWRAVAEVPEDARVAPQLLAWDGELMVMGSGCHGGAQACYMLNLKGMTTWRKMEVPPEYSGHVPAGCCLEI